In a single window of the Mesorhizobium shangrilense genome:
- a CDS encoding DUF1176 domain-containing protein has translation MTRFPWHSLLLAGAVSATPPAFAQSTQYLDDRSSPEALVRSLYNAVSRREYARAWDYFGEKKPSKDFETFVQGYAKTRSVAVETGAVSEEGAAGSIFYQVPVAIRASAEDGSERTFAGCFSVRLTQPANQQPPFLPLQLEKGALKPAEGDLAEILPASCGDGPAPAARDRMREAVEAAFKATYGSMCQTLGADAEKGAADPEIHDLSYRNAKQDPSDPDRTARLFRFACGHGAYNSDEVYYLADDIGGFRQLQFARPELDIRYENEDSEGKVESVSIIGYRSTDRLVNSFYDDKSMSLQFFAKWRGMGDASSSGSYLFRDGDFALTKYDVDASYDEEINPETVLDYDTAP, from the coding sequence ATGACCAGATTCCCTTGGCACAGCCTGCTTTTGGCCGGCGCGGTATCTGCGACGCCGCCGGCTTTCGCGCAATCCACTCAATACCTCGACGATCGCTCGTCCCCCGAAGCACTCGTGCGCTCGCTCTACAACGCCGTGAGCCGAAGGGAGTATGCCCGGGCCTGGGACTATTTTGGCGAGAAGAAGCCGTCGAAAGACTTCGAAACCTTCGTTCAGGGCTATGCAAAGACCAGGAGCGTAGCCGTGGAAACCGGAGCAGTGAGTGAGGAAGGCGCTGCCGGCAGCATTTTCTATCAGGTGCCGGTGGCGATCAGGGCGAGCGCCGAAGACGGGAGCGAACGCACTTTTGCGGGGTGCTTCTCTGTGCGCCTCACACAACCGGCGAACCAACAGCCGCCGTTTCTGCCGTTGCAGCTCGAGAAAGGGGCCCTGAAGCCGGCCGAGGGCGACCTTGCCGAAATCCTCCCGGCCTCCTGCGGCGACGGGCCGGCGCCGGCTGCGCGCGACCGAATGCGTGAAGCGGTCGAAGCTGCGTTCAAGGCGACCTACGGGTCCATGTGCCAGACCTTGGGGGCGGATGCCGAGAAAGGGGCGGCGGATCCGGAGATCCACGATCTGTCCTATCGCAACGCCAAACAGGATCCGAGCGATCCCGACCGCACGGCGCGGCTCTTCCGCTTCGCCTGCGGACATGGCGCGTACAACAGCGACGAGGTCTACTATCTGGCCGACGACATCGGCGGGTTCCGGCAACTCCAGTTCGCACGGCCGGAACTCGATATCCGTTACGAGAACGAAGACAGCGAAGGCAAGGTCGAGTCCGTTTCGATCATCGGGTATCGGAGCACCGACCGGCTGGTGAACTCCTTCTACGACGACAAGTCGATGAGCCTCCAGTTCTTCGCCAAATGGCGCGGGATGGGCGATGCGTCTTCCTCGGGTTCCTATCTTTTCCGCGACGGCGACTTCGCGCTGACGAAATACGACGTCGACGCCTCCTACGACGAGGAGATCAATCCGGAGACCGTCCTGGACTACGATACCGCGCCATAG
- a CDS encoding type II toxin-antitoxin system PemK/MazF family toxin codes for MVARGEVWLAALDPTVGSEIEKTRPCLIVSPPEIHDHLRMVIAAPMTSGSRPAAFRVPVTFAGVNGLILLEQCRALDKRRLVRRLGSVPDDVLSRALKILREIYDE; via the coding sequence ATGGTAGCCAGGGGCGAGGTCTGGCTCGCCGCGCTCGATCCGACCGTCGGCAGCGAAATCGAGAAAACGCGGCCCTGCCTCATCGTCTCGCCTCCGGAAATCCACGATCATCTGCGGATGGTGATTGCTGCGCCCATGACTTCGGGCAGCCGCCCGGCCGCATTCCGCGTCCCGGTGACCTTCGCAGGGGTGAATGGCTTGATCCTGCTTGAGCAGTGCCGCGCATTGGACAAGCGCCGGCTCGTCCGGAGGCTGGGATCCGTGCCCGACGACGTCCTGAGCCGCGCATTGAAAATACTGCGCGAAATTTACGACGAGTGA
- a CDS encoding AbrB/MazE/SpoVT family DNA-binding domain-containing protein, protein MRSALKKFGNSAGIIIPKPLLSELGAQAGDAVDVSVDGDCLVIRRVADAPRQGWAEDAAQLAAEGDDGLIWPEFPNEDDGALKW, encoded by the coding sequence ATGCGCAGCGCACTCAAGAAATTCGGCAACTCTGCTGGAATAATCATACCCAAGCCTTTGCTGTCCGAACTGGGAGCGCAAGCCGGCGATGCCGTGGATGTGAGCGTCGACGGCGATTGCCTGGTCATTCGGCGAGTGGCCGATGCGCCGCGCCAAGGTTGGGCCGAGGACGCGGCCCAGCTCGCCGCGGAAGGCGACGACGGTCTCATTTGGCCGGAGTTCCCGAACGAGGACGATGGCGCTCTGAAATGGTAG
- a CDS encoding aldo/keto reductase, with the protein MQKRHLGRTDLLVSKVCLGTMTWGQQNTEADGHAQMDFALDRGVNFLDTAELYSIPPMAETQGSTERIIGSWLKARRNRDKVIIASKVVGRTPQDWLRGGRPSKLVRADIMDAIEKSLKRLGTDYLDLYQIHFPERRAAWGANPTRVGAWPPRRDEDETPIAETLAVFDELVKAGKIRHLGLSNESSWGVMRFLFESEKGIGPRVASLQNAYNLVNRTFEVNLAEVSDREDVSLLAYSPLAQGYLTGKYDHGARPAGARTTLFNRGQRYEKPNAAQVLLEYNELARGFGMEPALFANAFVVSRPFVTSSIIGATSIAQLEVALNAADVEFTKEMLEAVDAIHQRTGNPCP; encoded by the coding sequence ATGCAGAAGCGCCATCTCGGTCGCACCGACCTCCTCGTTTCAAAGGTCTGCCTCGGCACCATGACCTGGGGCCAGCAGAACACAGAGGCCGACGGCCACGCCCAGATGGACTTTGCGCTCGACCGCGGCGTCAATTTCCTCGACACCGCCGAGCTTTATTCGATTCCGCCCATGGCCGAGACGCAGGGCAGCACCGAGCGGATCATCGGCAGCTGGCTGAAGGCGCGGCGGAACCGCGACAAGGTGATCATCGCATCCAAGGTGGTCGGCCGCACGCCGCAGGACTGGCTTCGCGGCGGGCGGCCTTCGAAACTGGTTCGCGCCGACATCATGGACGCCATCGAGAAATCCCTGAAGCGGCTCGGCACCGATTACCTCGATCTCTACCAGATCCACTTTCCCGAGCGACGCGCAGCGTGGGGGGCAAATCCGACGCGGGTGGGCGCATGGCCTCCCAGACGCGATGAGGATGAAACGCCGATCGCGGAGACCCTCGCCGTCTTTGACGAACTCGTGAAAGCCGGCAAGATCAGGCACCTTGGCCTTTCCAACGAAAGCTCGTGGGGCGTGATGCGCTTTCTGTTCGAGAGCGAGAAGGGGATTGGACCGCGGGTCGCCTCGCTGCAGAACGCCTACAATCTCGTCAACCGCACCTTCGAGGTGAACCTCGCCGAGGTGAGCGACCGCGAGGACGTGAGTCTGCTCGCCTATTCCCCGCTTGCGCAGGGTTATCTGACCGGCAAGTACGACCACGGCGCCCGGCCGGCGGGCGCACGAACGACCCTGTTCAATCGGGGCCAGCGCTACGAGAAGCCGAACGCCGCACAGGTGCTGCTCGAATACAACGAGCTGGCGCGCGGCTTCGGCATGGAGCCCGCGCTGTTTGCCAACGCCTTCGTGGTCAGCCGGCCCTTCGTCACGTCTTCGATCATCGGCGCGACATCGATCGCGCAGCTGGAAGTCGCACTGAACGCGGCCGACGTCGAGTTCACCAAGGAAATGCTGGAAGCGGTCGACGCCATCCATCAGCGCACAGGAAACCCCTGCCCATGA
- a CDS encoding cysteine desulfurase-like protein, with translation MTFEIDAVRAQFPALSLTDEGRRRIYLDNPAGTQVPRRVADAVARCLLETNANLGGYFATTVAAQQVVDAAHAAMADFLGAATPEEIIIGANMTTLTYHMSRTIGRDFRPGDEIVVTRMDHEGNVSPWLQLAEDRGLTVRFLPFDATSWQIEPAALQDVLTERTRLVALNYASNLTGSINRVKELTGIAKRAGALVYIDAVQFAPHGPVDVRDIGCDFLACSAYKFFGPHMGMLWGRHDVIDALQPYKCRCSSNDLPERFELGTPQIELMAGLSATVGYFEELGARTDASGSRREKIAAAYRASIAYENGLATQLIDGIRDIPGLTIHGITDASRIAERVPTVSFTVEGIRPETIARQLAEEGIFVWSGHNYAWEIVHQLGIPAEEGVVRIGIAHYNTAGEIDETVEAVRRIVAMLRQVR, from the coding sequence ATGACATTCGAGATCGACGCCGTCCGCGCCCAGTTTCCGGCGCTTTCGCTCACCGATGAGGGCCGCCGCCGGATCTATCTCGACAATCCCGCAGGGACGCAGGTTCCGCGGCGCGTCGCTGACGCCGTAGCGCGCTGCCTGCTCGAAACGAACGCAAATCTCGGGGGCTATTTCGCCACGACCGTCGCTGCGCAGCAGGTGGTCGACGCTGCGCATGCCGCCATGGCCGATTTCCTTGGCGCGGCGACGCCGGAGGAAATCATCATCGGCGCCAACATGACGACACTGACCTATCACATGTCCCGCACCATCGGTCGCGACTTCCGCCCGGGCGATGAGATCGTCGTCACGCGCATGGACCACGAAGGCAATGTGTCGCCATGGCTGCAACTGGCTGAGGATCGCGGCCTGACAGTTCGCTTCCTGCCATTCGACGCCACGAGCTGGCAGATCGAACCCGCAGCCCTGCAGGACGTGCTGACCGAAAGGACGCGGCTCGTCGCGCTCAACTACGCAAGCAACCTGACGGGCTCGATCAACCGGGTCAAGGAATTGACCGGGATCGCCAAGCGGGCAGGGGCGCTCGTCTATATCGATGCCGTGCAGTTCGCGCCGCACGGGCCGGTCGACGTGCGCGACATCGGTTGCGATTTCCTGGCCTGCTCGGCCTACAAGTTCTTCGGGCCGCACATGGGCATGTTGTGGGGACGCCACGACGTCATCGATGCGCTGCAGCCCTACAAGTGCCGGTGCTCCTCGAACGACCTCCCGGAGCGCTTCGAACTCGGCACACCGCAGATCGAGCTGATGGCGGGATTGTCGGCGACCGTCGGATATTTTGAAGAACTCGGCGCGCGCACTGACGCATCCGGCTCGCGCCGCGAGAAGATTGCGGCAGCCTACCGCGCCTCGATCGCCTACGAAAACGGCCTTGCGACGCAGCTCATCGACGGCATTCGCGATATCCCGGGCCTGACCATCCATGGCATCACCGATGCCTCTCGCATCGCGGAACGCGTGCCGACCGTCTCCTTCACCGTCGAAGGCATCCGCCCGGAGACGATTGCTCGGCAGCTCGCGGAGGAGGGAATCTTCGTGTGGTCCGGCCACAACTATGCCTGGGAGATCGTGCACCAGCTGGGCATTCCAGCCGAGGAGGGCGTCGTGCGCATCGGCATCGCCCACTACAATACCGCCGGTGAAATCGACGAGACGGTCGAAGCCGTGCGCCGGATCGTGGCCATGCTGCGTCAGGTGCGATGA
- a CDS encoding GFA family protein gives MAISGSCHCQSTRFEVDAAPETVTYCTCSICSKRGALWAYYKRADVRILSKDGQSTYLWQSRTVRHNFCSICGCTTYTESPDFSTGEPDFDNPRISINARLLDDFDLDAVPVTVIDGKNLW, from the coding sequence ATGGCGATCAGCGGAAGCTGCCACTGCCAGTCGACCCGCTTCGAGGTCGACGCGGCGCCGGAAACGGTAACCTATTGCACCTGCTCGATCTGCTCCAAGCGTGGTGCGCTCTGGGCCTACTACAAGAGGGCCGACGTGCGCATTCTGTCGAAGGACGGGCAGAGCACATATCTGTGGCAGTCGCGGACCGTCCGCCACAACTTCTGCAGCATATGCGGCTGCACGACATATACAGAATCTCCAGACTTTTCGACCGGCGAGCCGGACTTCGACAATCCCCGGATCAGTATCAACGCGCGGCTGCTGGACGATTTCGATCTCGATGCCGTGCCTGTGACTGTGATCGACGGCAAGAACCTGTGGTGA
- a CDS encoding DNA topoisomerase IB produces the protein MVSAASADPIVSETPAPEVRAKSVELAYVSDTEPGIRRKGGPRRFSYHQPDGAMIRDEQTLARIRALAIPPAWTDVWISPSPDGHIQATGRDARGRKQYRYHDRWAATRDEVKYGSLLSFAGALPALRERVDADLRKRSLSRERVVAAIIWLLDNTLIRVGNPAYARDNKSFGLTTLRSRHVEVEGAKLRFSFRGKSGKEWRLQLVDRRMAKIIRSIQELPGQALFQYFDAEGTRRVVRSNDVNEYMREAIGADVSSKHFRTWGGTVQAADLLAATELPETKSGARQILNKAIDHVAARLGNTRTVCRTCYIHPELIESWLAGTLAGEMKAARRSFRKIPDGLDEEELTVLRWLERRSGPDPAAR, from the coding sequence TTGGTTTCCGCAGCTTCAGCCGATCCGATCGTCTCCGAAACGCCGGCGCCCGAGGTAAGGGCAAAGAGCGTCGAGCTCGCCTATGTCAGCGACACGGAGCCCGGCATCCGGCGCAAGGGCGGGCCCAGGCGCTTCTCCTATCACCAGCCAGACGGCGCCATGATCCGGGACGAACAGACCCTGGCGCGAATCCGCGCGCTCGCCATCCCGCCCGCCTGGACGGACGTCTGGATCTCGCCTTCACCCGATGGACACATCCAGGCGACCGGCCGCGATGCGCGTGGGCGCAAGCAGTACCGGTACCACGACCGCTGGGCGGCAACGCGCGACGAGGTGAAATACGGCAGCCTGCTGAGCTTCGCAGGGGCGCTTCCGGCGCTGCGTGAACGTGTCGATGCGGACCTGCGCAAGCGCAGCCTGTCGCGCGAGCGCGTGGTGGCTGCCATCATCTGGCTGCTCGACAACACGCTGATCCGCGTTGGCAACCCGGCCTATGCCCGCGACAACAAGAGCTTTGGATTGACCACGCTCAGAAGCCGCCACGTCGAGGTGGAGGGAGCGAAACTGCGCTTCTCGTTCAGGGGAAAGTCCGGCAAGGAATGGCGGCTGCAACTGGTCGACCGGCGGATGGCGAAGATCATCCGCAGCATACAGGAACTGCCCGGTCAGGCTCTTTTCCAGTATTTCGACGCCGAGGGGACGCGGCGCGTCGTCAGGTCCAACGATGTCAACGAGTACATGCGCGAGGCCATCGGCGCTGACGTCTCGTCGAAGCATTTCCGGACGTGGGGCGGCACCGTCCAGGCGGCCGATCTTCTGGCCGCCACCGAACTGCCGGAAACGAAGTCGGGCGCGCGGCAGATATTGAACAAGGCGATCGACCATGTCGCGGCGCGCCTCGGCAATACGCGAACCGTGTGCCGCACCTGCTACATCCACCCGGAATTGATCGAATCCTGGCTCGCCGGCACGCTCGCCGGAGAGATGAAGGCGGCGCGACGATCGTTCCGCAAGATCCCGGACGGTCTCGACGAGGAGGAATTGACGGTGTTGCGCTGGCTGGAAAGGCGATCCGGGCCGGATCCTGCCGCGCGATGA